The genomic region ACTTCTTTTTTAAACGGATAATTACTGGCGCCATGCATCGAGAAAGTAAATACTGTATCGTCATTTTGAAAAATTTGTGCAGTTCCGTTTCCTTGATGGACGTCTAGGTCCACTATAAGAATTTTTTCTGCTAACTGGTGATGTTGTAAGTATCTGGCGGCGATTGCCTGGTCGTTCAATAGGCAAAACGCCTCTCCATGATTACTGTATGCATGGTGTGTGCCACCAGCAATATTCATTGCGATTCCATGTTTAAAAGCTTTAATAGATCCATCAATGGTTCCTTGTGCAATGCGCAATTCTCTTTTTACTAACTGTGTACTTAAAGGAAAACCTAATTTACGTGCTGCTTTACGGTCTAAGTTTAAAGCTTTAAGGTTTTCTAAATATTCTAATGTGTGTACACGTAATACATCTATATCACTGCATAATTTGCTGGGTTCAAAAAAATCTGTTTGTAAAGCTGTTCCTTCTAGTAACAACTGTTGTGGTAACAGCTCATACTTGATCATGGGGAATCGATGACCATCTGGTAGAGGATGTTTATAAATAGGATGAAAGGCGATAGGAAAATTCAAGAAACCGACATTATTTAGAATACCTCAAATTTAAGCACAAGATGATTACCATATTCTTTATAATTTTTAAACTATTGTATACGTATTAGAGCTTAAATTTGCGCAAAAATTAATCATATCAAGTCAGCATTAAGTATCATATTATTAACGCTATTCAGCTTGCGACCTGTTTATCAAGTAGGCTGCTATGCATACTATGAGATGAATATTGATATGATTATTGAGCAATATTGTGAAAACACGGATAGGCCAGAGCTTAATTGCGATGGTAAGTGTTATCTGGCCAAAACTCTTAAGATGCAACAGGATCAGTCGAGATCAGATTCTAAAGATCAAGCGATGTCATTACTTATAGAGGCCTTTTTTCCTTTATATTATCAAGACACGGTGAACTATACTTTTCACAACTATAAATGGATTTCTAAGGAGCAGAATAAACCTTACTCCTATATCCTCAAAATAGGTTTTCAAGATATTATCAAACCACCACCACGAGTTTACCATACATAAGCACTTATTTTTTATCGCTTTAATGCGATAAAATTACTTATTTAATAGGGCCATGATATGGCCATAAAACTCAATACCTTGAAAAAAATACAATTAATTATAGCACTATGTGCAAGTACTTTAATGCTTGCTCAAACAAATAATAATACATATACAACTAGTAGACCTGATGGACATGCTCCTATTTCAGTCATGGGAGATCATACTCATAACAAAGGAGAATGGATGGTGTCTTATCGTTTTTCTACCACTACCATGCAAGATTTACGTCGTGCAAATGATGATGTTACAAATGAGTCTGTTTTATTACCTAATGGTGGAGACTACATGGTAACTCCAACAGAGATGCCTATGGATATGCATATGATAGGAGCTATGTATGCACCTACTGATCGATTAACATTTATGGCTATGGGAATGTATATGGATATGACTATGGACCATTTAACAGCTATGGGAGGAATGTTTACGACAAGTTCCTCTGGTTTTGGAGATGTGTCAGTTTCTGCAATGTATAGATTTATAGATACAGACTCACATAAGTGGCATGCGCAGTTAGGCCTTTCTATTCCTACTGGAACTATTGATAATAAAGATGTGACGCCTGCTAGCATGGGTAATGAGGTGATATTGCCTTATCCTATGCAAATAGGTAGCGGAACTTATGACGCTATAACAGCGATAACTTACTTAGGTCAGTCAGATACTTTTTCATGGGGTTCACAATTAAGAGGTGTTTTCCGTACGGGAGAAAATGATAACGGTTATAGACTAGGGAATCAATTAGGTTGGAACAATTGGATTGCTTATAAAGCCACGGACTGGTTAAGTGTATCTGGTAGATTGCAAGGTTTGATTCAAGGTGGTATTAGAGGAGCTAATCCTGATTTGAATCCTGCAATGG from Nonlabens arenilitoris harbors:
- a CDS encoding histone deacetylase family protein, which encodes MNFPIAFHPIYKHPLPDGHRFPMIKYELLPQQLLLEGTALQTDFFEPSKLCSDIDVLRVHTLEYLENLKALNLDRKAARKLGFPLSTQLVKRELRIAQGTIDGSIKAFKHGIAMNIAGGTHHAYSNHGEAFCLLNDQAIAARYLQHHQLAEKILIVDLDVHQGNGTAQIFQNDDTVFTFSMHGASNYPFKKEVSDLDIALPDHTDDNSYLKELHHILPDLIAQEKPDFIFYLCGVDVLATDKLGRLGLSLKGCKERDEYALSAFAKARTQKNNRIPVQCSMGGGYSPEIKLIIEAHANTFRVARDIFN
- a CDS encoding transporter — encoded protein: MKKIQLIIALCASTLMLAQTNNNTYTTSRPDGHAPISVMGDHTHNKGEWMVSYRFSTTTMQDLRRANDDVTNESVLLPNGGDYMVTPTEMPMDMHMIGAMYAPTDRLTFMAMGMYMDMTMDHLTAMGGMFTTSSSGFGDVSVSAMYRFIDTDSHKWHAQLGLSIPTGTIDNKDVTPASMGNEVILPYPMQIGSGTYDAITAITYLGQSDTFSWGSQLRGVFRTGENDNGYRLGNQLGWNNWIAYKATDWLSVSGRLQGLIQGGIRGANPDLNPAMVITADTSNSGYDALNAGFGFNIYAPQLLKGARLGFEYALPLQQNLNDVQLKNQDVITIGLQYSF